Proteins encoded together in one Halalkaliarchaeum sp. AArc-CO window:
- a CDS encoding ribonuclease J has translation MEIEIATIGGYEEVGRQMTAVRAGEDVVVFDMGLNLSQVLIHDNVETEQMHSLDLIDMGAIPDDRVMSDLEGDVKAIVPTHGHLDHIGAISKLAHRYNAPVVATPFTIELVKQQVKGESKFSVDNDLVKMDAGGTMSIGSECELEFVNVTHSVIDAINPVLHTPEGSIVYGLDKRIDHSPVIGDPIDMERFREIGREDNGVLCYIEDCTNAGQKGRTASESVARTHLRDTLQSIKDYDGGIVATTFSSHIARVKSLVEFAEEIGRKPVLLGRSMEKYSGTAERLDFVEFPGDLGMYGHRKSVDRTFKRIMKEGKEDFLPVVTGHQGEPRAMLTRMARGETPYELDDGDKVIFSARVIPEPTNEGQRYQAERLLKMQGARIYDDIHVSGHLREEGHYQMLDALQPQQVIPAHQDLQGFAPYVDLAESQGYAVGRDLHVTRNGNMITLVE, from the coding sequence ATGGAAATCGAAATCGCAACAATCGGCGGATACGAAGAGGTCGGGCGCCAGATGACGGCGGTCCGTGCAGGCGAGGACGTCGTCGTCTTCGACATGGGCCTGAACCTCTCGCAGGTTCTGATCCACGACAACGTGGAGACAGAGCAGATGCACAGCCTCGATCTGATCGACATGGGCGCAATCCCGGACGACCGGGTGATGTCCGATCTCGAGGGGGACGTGAAGGCGATCGTTCCCACGCACGGCCACCTCGATCACATCGGCGCTATCTCGAAGCTGGCCCACCGGTACAACGCGCCGGTGGTCGCGACCCCGTTCACGATCGAACTGGTGAAACAACAGGTCAAAGGGGAAAGCAAGTTCAGCGTCGACAACGACCTGGTGAAGATGGACGCCGGCGGGACGATGTCGATCGGCTCGGAGTGCGAACTCGAGTTCGTCAACGTCACCCACTCGGTTATCGACGCGATCAACCCGGTGCTCCACACGCCGGAGGGCTCGATCGTCTACGGGCTCGACAAGCGTATCGACCATTCGCCAGTGATCGGCGACCCGATCGACATGGAGCGGTTCCGCGAGATCGGCCGGGAGGACAACGGCGTGCTCTGCTACATCGAAGACTGCACGAACGCCGGACAGAAGGGGCGGACTGCGAGCGAGTCGGTCGCCCGGACCCACCTGCGTGACACGCTCCAGTCCATCAAGGACTACGACGGCGGCATCGTGGCGACGACGTTCTCGAGCCACATTGCCCGGGTGAAGTCGCTCGTGGAGTTCGCCGAGGAGATCGGTCGCAAGCCGGTTCTGCTCGGTCGGTCGATGGAAAAGTACTCCGGGACCGCAGAACGGCTCGACTTCGTCGAATTCCCGGGCGACCTCGGGATGTACGGCCACCGCAAGAGCGTCGACCGGACGTTCAAGCGGATCATGAAGGAGGGCAAGGAGGACTTCCTGCCCGTCGTAACCGGCCACCAGGGCGAACCGCGTGCGATGCTCACCCGGATGGCCCGGGGCGAGACGCCCTACGAACTGGACGACGGCGACAAGGTCATCTTCTCGGCTCGGGTGATCCCGGAACCGACGAACGAAGGGCAGCGGTACCAGGCCGAACGCCTGCTGAAGATGCAGGGCGCCCGGATCTACGACGACATCCACGTCTCCGGGCACCTTCGAGAGGAGGGCCACTACCAGATGCTCGACGCCCTGCAGCCCCAGCAGGTCATCCCCGCTCACCAGGACCTCCAGGGTTTTGCACCCTACGTGGACCTGGCGGAGTCACAGGGGTACGCGGTCGGTCGTGACCTGCACGTGACCAGAAACGGGAACATGATCACACTGGTGGAATGA
- a CDS encoding DEAD/DEAH box helicase, translating to MTDGGDPAAEGNAPDSDADGNAPDSDADGNAPDTDTEAEDTPLQLSRFLDVVEREERPVVTAQRAARRLDCTQAQARDALDDLATRGEIERVDVETDPVVYYPTEWRKLARRERVVVFPTRREIVVDQPTQYTRAQLSQFAHLVDTTGTEPGTRGYLYRVRPEDVWVAPFEEFEQLLSTVRSVLPRRYSHLEAWMNDQWQRAHQFRLYTHEDGYVVLEAASESLMGNVATEKLDEDTIRAPISDTEAWVNADRIAGIKRTLYDAGYPVVDDRKLETGDGLDVELTTDLREYQHSWVESFLEKRAGVFVGPPGSGKTVAAIATITAVEGETLILVPSRELAEQWREELLAHTDLSREQIGAYHGGEKRIRPITIATYQTAGMDRHRQLFDSRKWGLIVYDEVHHVPSDVYRRSADLQAVHRLGLSATPVREDDSEAEIFTLIGPPIGTDWDALFEAGFVQEPELEIRYVPWREDTARNEYTSADGRERYRLAAQNPAKLAEVEYLLARHDDRKALVFVDYLEQGERIAEALSVPFVSGDTPHYRREQLFSQFREGERRTLVVSRIADEGIDLPDAEVAIVASGLGGSRRQGAQRAGRTMRPAGSALVFVLATRGTREEEFARRQLRHLAGKGIRVRETNVSG from the coding sequence ATGACCGACGGAGGCGACCCGGCCGCCGAAGGGAACGCCCCCGACAGCGACGCTGACGGGAACGCCCCCGACAGCGACGCCGACGGGAACGCCCCCGACACCGATACCGAGGCTGAGGACACACCACTCCAGCTCTCTCGGTTCCTCGACGTCGTCGAGCGCGAAGAGCGTCCCGTAGTGACCGCCCAGCGGGCCGCCCGCCGACTGGACTGCACCCAGGCACAGGCCCGGGACGCGCTGGACGACCTTGCAACGCGGGGAGAGATCGAACGGGTCGACGTCGAGACCGATCCGGTGGTTTACTACCCCACGGAGTGGCGCAAGCTGGCGCGCCGGGAGCGGGTTGTCGTCTTTCCGACACGGAGGGAGATCGTCGTCGATCAGCCCACCCAGTACACCCGGGCGCAACTGTCGCAGTTCGCCCATCTCGTGGACACGACCGGAACCGAGCCTGGAACCCGCGGCTATCTGTACCGCGTTCGACCCGAGGACGTCTGGGTCGCGCCGTTCGAGGAGTTCGAACAACTGCTGTCGACGGTCCGATCCGTGCTCCCGCGGCGCTATTCTCACCTCGAAGCGTGGATGAACGACCAGTGGCAACGGGCCCACCAGTTCCGGCTGTACACCCACGAGGACGGGTACGTCGTGCTCGAGGCCGCCTCCGAGAGTCTGATGGGCAACGTCGCCACGGAGAAACTCGACGAGGATACGATCCGGGCGCCGATTTCCGACACAGAAGCGTGGGTCAACGCCGACCGGATCGCCGGAATCAAGCGGACGCTGTACGACGCCGGCTACCCGGTGGTCGACGACCGCAAACTGGAGACCGGCGACGGGCTGGACGTCGAACTCACCACTGACCTGCGCGAGTACCAGCACTCGTGGGTCGAGTCGTTCCTCGAAAAACGGGCAGGGGTGTTCGTCGGCCCGCCCGGCAGCGGGAAAACCGTCGCCGCGATCGCGACGATCACGGCAGTCGAGGGGGAGACGTTAATCCTGGTCCCCTCCCGCGAACTCGCCGAACAGTGGCGGGAGGAGCTACTGGCACACACGGATCTCTCGCGCGAACAGATCGGCGCGTACCACGGCGGCGAAAAGCGGATCCGACCGATCACGATCGCGACCTACCAGACCGCCGGAATGGACAGACATCGCCAACTGTTCGACTCCCGCAAGTGGGGATTGATCGTCTACGACGAAGTGCACCACGTCCCCAGCGACGTCTACCGCCGCAGCGCGGACCTCCAGGCGGTCCACCGGCTCGGGCTCTCGGCGACCCCGGTCCGGGAGGACGATAGCGAGGCGGAGATTTTCACGCTGATCGGGCCGCCGATCGGCACCGACTGGGACGCGCTGTTCGAGGCAGGGTTCGTCCAGGAGCCCGAACTCGAGATCCGGTACGTCCCGTGGCGCGAGGACACCGCGCGAAACGAGTACACGAGCGCTGACGGCCGGGAGCGGTACCGGCTCGCCGCGCAAAACCCTGCCAAACTGGCCGAAGTCGAGTACTTGCTCGCCAGACACGACGACCGGAAGGCGCTCGTGTTCGTCGACTACCTCGAGCAGGGCGAGCGGATCGCCGAAGCGCTGTCGGTGCCGTTCGTCAGCGGCGACACGCCGCATTACCGGCGCGAGCAACTGTTCTCGCAGTTCCGCGAAGGGGAGCGACGGACGCTCGTCGTCTCCCGGATCGCCGACGAGGGGATCGACCTGCCGGACGCCGAGGTGGCGATCGTGGCGTCGGGGCTGGGCGGGTCCCGCAGACAGGGGGCCCAGCGGGCGGGCCGGACGATGCGCCCGGCCGGCTCGGCGCTCGTGTTCGTCCTCGCCACCCGGGGGACCCGCGAGGAGGAGTTCGCCAGGCGGCAGCTCCGCCACCTGGCGGGCAAGGGGATCCGCGTGCGAGAGACGAACGTGAGCGGCTGA
- the gpmI gene encoding 2,3-bisphosphoglycerate-independent phosphoglycerate mutase — MDVALVILDGWGLGDHDRLDAVKAADTPTFDACADTGAYGTLEVSGRRVGLPDGQMGNSEVGHLNIGAGRVVKQAYTRINDAIDDGSFRENEAIRAALSAADENDGSVHLMGLVSDGGVHSDLRHFEALVDLCADADVPAVTHAFTDGRDTDPKGGAQYLSKLESTIEDAETGHVATVSGRYYAMDRDENWDRTKRAYDAIVNRTADHEAASAVEAVEASYDRGDTDEFVEPTLVRPGAPDHRTGDWQLADGDAVVFVNFRGDRARQLVRMLSDTRPDWPFETEPPETTVVTMTEYDRTFEFPVAFPPEEPTETLGEVFANAGRTQLRIAESEKYAHVTYFLNGGREVEFDGEIRRIIESPDVPTYDSQPEMSAAEVTDEAIEVIETDDPDLVVLNYANPDMVGHTGDFEAAVRAVEAVDDGLGRLLPAIDAAGGHAIVTADHGNADDMGTPADPHTAHTSNPVPFVYLSPTATGNGSLSVDRAGGRRVREGGSLCDVAPTILELAGLDRPAAMTGTSLLE; from the coding sequence ATGGACGTTGCGCTCGTGATTCTCGACGGCTGGGGGCTGGGCGATCACGACCGGCTCGACGCCGTGAAGGCGGCCGACACGCCGACCTTCGACGCCTGCGCCGACACCGGGGCGTACGGCACACTGGAGGTGTCGGGACGTCGGGTCGGCCTCCCCGACGGACAGATGGGAAACAGCGAGGTGGGACACCTCAACATCGGCGCCGGACGGGTGGTGAAACAGGCGTACACCCGGATCAACGACGCGATCGACGACGGAAGCTTCCGCGAGAACGAGGCGATCCGGGCTGCCCTCTCGGCAGCCGACGAGAATGACGGGTCGGTCCACCTGATGGGGCTCGTTTCGGACGGCGGCGTCCACTCGGATCTCCGGCACTTCGAAGCGCTCGTCGACCTCTGTGCAGACGCTGACGTTCCCGCCGTCACCCACGCGTTTACCGACGGACGCGACACCGACCCCAAGGGGGGTGCACAGTACCTGTCGAAACTCGAATCGACGATCGAGGACGCCGAGACCGGCCACGTCGCCACAGTCTCGGGGCGCTACTACGCGATGGACCGCGACGAGAACTGGGACCGAACGAAACGTGCCTACGACGCGATTGTCAACCGAACAGCAGATCACGAGGCAGCTTCGGCGGTCGAGGCGGTGGAGGCCTCCTACGACCGGGGAGACACAGACGAGTTCGTCGAGCCGACCCTCGTCCGTCCCGGGGCTCCGGATCACCGAACGGGAGACTGGCAGCTCGCGGACGGCGACGCGGTCGTCTTCGTCAACTTCCGGGGAGACAGGGCTCGACAACTCGTCCGGATGCTCTCGGACACGCGACCGGACTGGCCATTCGAGACGGAACCGCCGGAGACGACGGTCGTGACGATGACGGAGTACGATCGCACCTTCGAGTTCCCGGTGGCGTTCCCGCCCGAGGAGCCGACAGAGACCCTCGGGGAGGTGTTCGCGAACGCGGGCCGCACCCAGTTACGGATCGCCGAGTCCGAGAAGTACGCCCACGTGACGTACTTTCTCAACGGCGGGCGGGAGGTCGAGTTCGACGGCGAGATCCGCCGGATAATTGAAAGCCCAGACGTCCCCACCTACGACTCGCAGCCGGAGATGTCGGCCGCCGAAGTGACCGACGAGGCGATCGAGGTGATCGAGACGGACGATCCGGACCTGGTTGTGCTCAACTACGCGAATCCCGACATGGTCGGCCACACTGGTGACTTCGAGGCGGCCGTCCGGGCCGTCGAAGCCGTCGACGACGGGTTGGGACGCCTCCTTCCGGCGATCGACGCGGCGGGCGGGCACGCGATCGTCACCGCCGACCACGGGAACGCAGACGACATGGGAACGCCGGCCGATCCCCACACCGCACACACCAGCAATCCTGTACCGTTCGTGTATCTGTCGCCGACCGCAACGGGGAACGGCTCGCTCTCTGTAGATCGGGCAGGCGGCAGACGCGTCCGGGAGGGCGGCTCACTGTGTGACGTGGCGCCGACGATTCTCGAACTTGCCGGCCTTGACCGGCCTGCGGCGATGACTGGAACGTCGCTGTTGGAGTAG
- a CDS encoding polyprenyl synthetase family protein: protein MTQTAEERVLEAIRKRRELVNGSIDEELPIGKPERLYEASRYILEAGGKRLRPTVTLLAAESLSDVEPFSREYRSFPVPSSDRAGPSAIQGVAADGADRVDVLRAAVAIEIIQSFTLIHDDIMDDDDLRRGVPAVHKQYDTSTAILAGDTLYSKAFELMTDTGATPNNGLETMRLLATTCTKICEGQALDVAFETRTDILPDEYLEMVELKTAVLYGAAASAPAVLFGADSDVSEALYRYGIDSGRAFQIQDDVLDLTVPSEKLGKQRGSDLVENKETLITLHARQQGIDVDDLIETNDVDAVTESEIDEAVQALEGAGSIDWAREKARDLTERSKDHLSVLPDNDARRLLEELADYLITRGY, encoded by the coding sequence ATGACACAGACCGCCGAGGAACGCGTTCTGGAAGCGATCCGAAAGCGACGCGAGCTAGTGAACGGGTCGATCGACGAGGAGCTGCCGATCGGAAAGCCCGAACGGCTCTACGAGGCGTCCCGATACATCCTCGAGGCGGGAGGAAAACGCCTCCGTCCGACAGTGACGCTGCTTGCAGCGGAGTCACTGTCCGACGTGGAGCCGTTCTCACGGGAATACCGGTCGTTCCCGGTCCCCAGTTCCGACCGTGCGGGTCCGAGCGCAATCCAGGGAGTGGCTGCGGACGGTGCCGACCGGGTCGACGTCCTCCGTGCGGCCGTCGCGATCGAGATCATCCAGTCGTTCACGCTGATCCACGACGACATCATGGACGACGACGATCTCAGGCGGGGCGTTCCGGCGGTACACAAGCAGTACGACACCTCGACGGCGATCCTCGCGGGCGATACTCTCTACTCGAAGGCGTTCGAGCTGATGACCGACACCGGGGCGACGCCGAACAACGGGCTGGAGACGATGCGCCTGCTCGCGACCACCTGCACGAAAATCTGTGAGGGGCAGGCGCTGGACGTCGCCTTCGAGACGAGAACCGACATCCTTCCCGACGAGTATCTCGAGATGGTGGAGCTCAAGACGGCGGTGCTGTACGGGGCCGCCGCGTCGGCGCCGGCGGTGCTTTTCGGCGCGGACTCGGATGTCTCCGAGGCGCTATACCGGTACGGAATCGACTCGGGGCGCGCCTTCCAGATCCAGGATGACGTCCTGGATCTCACCGTTCCCAGCGAGAAGCTCGGCAAACAGCGGGGGTCCGACCTCGTCGAGAACAAGGAGACACTCATTACGCTCCACGCCCGCCAACAGGGAATCGACGTCGACGATCTGATCGAGACGAACGACGTGGACGCGGTGACGGAATCGGAGATCGACGAGGCCGTCCAGGCTCTCGAGGGGGCTGGAAGCATCGACTGGGCGCGAGAGAAGGCCCGGGATCTCACCGAGCGGAGCAAAGATCACCTCTCGGTACTTCCGGACAACGACGCGCGCCGGCTCCTCGAGGAGCTGGCAGACTACCTCATCACCCGCGGATACTGA